The following proteins are encoded in a genomic region of Rattus rattus isolate New Zealand chromosome 2, Rrattus_CSIRO_v1, whole genome shotgun sequence:
- the Batf2 gene encoding basic leucine zipper transcriptional factor ATF-like 2 isoform X4, with protein sequence MQLCGSGVLLPGTDLEESQKQLKKKQKNRLAAQRSRQKHTSKADALHQHESLEKQNHALRKEIQALQSELARWGRTLHLHERLCGVGCGPCPALLPSGCPVQAKQLSGQPAPHGFHGCQEQLFQTPGSSPRAQLSPGPCYHESPGLLPFPLPSLSSDPLMVRTPLAQLSPSPALSALSSGSSRLGSFSKLDALIPSPPDQLVSPQPLRLEQPTSARLASSDSPAALGPERPQNGEHLPAQSGSPTHWQKSPVNPSPQALTAFPLLSSAKVHF encoded by the exons ATGCAACTCTGTGGGAGTGGAGTGCTGCTGCCTGGGACA GACCTCGAGGAGTCtcagaaacagctgaagaagaagcagaagaaccGGTTGGCTGCCCAGCGCAGCCGGCAGAAGCACACCAGTAAGGCGGATGCTCTACACCAG CACGAATCCTTGGAGAAACAAAACCACGCCCTTCGGAAGGAGATCCAGGCCTTGCAGTCTGAGCTGGCAAGATGGGGCCGGACACTGCATCTGCATGAACGACTGTGCGGAGTGGGCTGTGGTCCATGCCCTGCTCTGCTGCCCTCTGGATGCCCAGTGCAGGCCAAGCAACTCTCAGGACAACCTGCCCCTCATGGATTCCATGGCTGCCAGGAACAACTGTTCCAGACTCCTGGCTCCTCTCCCCGagcccagctctctccaggcccaTGCTATCATGAGTCTCCTggcctcctccctttccccctgccCTCACTGTCCTCGGACCCGCTCATGGTGAGGACACCTCTAGCCCAGCTAtcccccagccctgccctgtcTGCATTATCATCTGGTTCCAGCCGGCTGGGGTCTTTCTCTAAGCTTGATGCCCTCATACCCAGTCCCCCAGACCAGCTGGTCTCTCCACAGCCCCTCAGGCTGGAGCAGCCCACTAGTGCGAGGCTGGCATCCTCCGACTCTCCAGCTGCTCTAGGACCAGAGCGTCCACAGAACGGAGAGCATTTGCCTGCACAGTCTGGCTCCCCGACTCATTGGCAGAAGTCACCTGTGAACCCTAGCCCACAAGCCCTCACGGCCTTCCCCCTGCTCTCTTCTGCAAAAGTCCACTTCTAG
- the Batf2 gene encoding basic leucine zipper transcriptional factor ATF-like 2 isoform X3: MQLCGSGVLLPGTDLEESQKQLKKKQKNRLAAQRSRQKHTSKADALHQQHESLEKQNHALRKEIQALQSELARWGRTLHLHERLCGVGCGPCPALLPSGCPVQAKQLSGQPAPHGFHGCQEQLFQTPGSSPRAQLSPGPCYHESPGLLPFPLPSLSSDPLMVRTPLAQLSPSPALSALSSGSSRLGSFSKLDALIPSPPDQLVSPQPLRLEQPTSARLASSDSPAALGPERPQNGEHLPAQSGSPTHWQKSPVNPSPQALTAFPLLSSAKVHF, encoded by the exons ATGCAACTCTGTGGGAGTGGAGTGCTGCTGCCTGGGACA GACCTCGAGGAGTCtcagaaacagctgaagaagaagcagaagaaccGGTTGGCTGCCCAGCGCAGCCGGCAGAAGCACACCAGTAAGGCGGATGCTCTACACCAG CAGCACGAATCCTTGGAGAAACAAAACCACGCCCTTCGGAAGGAGATCCAGGCCTTGCAGTCTGAGCTGGCAAGATGGGGCCGGACACTGCATCTGCATGAACGACTGTGCGGAGTGGGCTGTGGTCCATGCCCTGCTCTGCTGCCCTCTGGATGCCCAGTGCAGGCCAAGCAACTCTCAGGACAACCTGCCCCTCATGGATTCCATGGCTGCCAGGAACAACTGTTCCAGACTCCTGGCTCCTCTCCCCGagcccagctctctccaggcccaTGCTATCATGAGTCTCCTggcctcctccctttccccctgccCTCACTGTCCTCGGACCCGCTCATGGTGAGGACACCTCTAGCCCAGCTAtcccccagccctgccctgtcTGCATTATCATCTGGTTCCAGCCGGCTGGGGTCTTTCTCTAAGCTTGATGCCCTCATACCCAGTCCCCCAGACCAGCTGGTCTCTCCACAGCCCCTCAGGCTGGAGCAGCCCACTAGTGCGAGGCTGGCATCCTCCGACTCTCCAGCTGCTCTAGGACCAGAGCGTCCACAGAACGGAGAGCATTTGCCTGCACAGTCTGGCTCCCCGACTCATTGGCAGAAGTCACCTGTGAACCCTAGCCCACAAGCCCTCACGGCCTTCCCCCTGCTCTCTTCTGCAAAAGTCCACTTCTAG
- the Batf2 gene encoding basic leucine zipper transcriptional factor ATF-like 2 isoform X2, with amino-acid sequence METCRPLLCQADTLQDLEESQKQLKKKQKNRLAAQRSRQKHTSKADALHQHESLEKQNHALRKEIQALQSELARWGRTLHLHERLCGVGCGPCPALLPSGCPVQAKQLSGQPAPHGFHGCQEQLFQTPGSSPRAQLSPGPCYHESPGLLPFPLPSLSSDPLMVRTPLAQLSPSPALSALSSGSSRLGSFSKLDALIPSPPDQLVSPQPLRLEQPTSARLASSDSPAALGPERPQNGEHLPAQSGSPTHWQKSPVNPSPQALTAFPLLSSAKVHF; translated from the exons ATGGAGACTTGTAGACCTCTTCTGTGCCAGGCAGATACTCTTCAG GACCTCGAGGAGTCtcagaaacagctgaagaagaagcagaagaaccGGTTGGCTGCCCAGCGCAGCCGGCAGAAGCACACCAGTAAGGCGGATGCTCTACACCAG CACGAATCCTTGGAGAAACAAAACCACGCCCTTCGGAAGGAGATCCAGGCCTTGCAGTCTGAGCTGGCAAGATGGGGCCGGACACTGCATCTGCATGAACGACTGTGCGGAGTGGGCTGTGGTCCATGCCCTGCTCTGCTGCCCTCTGGATGCCCAGTGCAGGCCAAGCAACTCTCAGGACAACCTGCCCCTCATGGATTCCATGGCTGCCAGGAACAACTGTTCCAGACTCCTGGCTCCTCTCCCCGagcccagctctctccaggcccaTGCTATCATGAGTCTCCTggcctcctccctttccccctgccCTCACTGTCCTCGGACCCGCTCATGGTGAGGACACCTCTAGCCCAGCTAtcccccagccctgccctgtcTGCATTATCATCTGGTTCCAGCCGGCTGGGGTCTTTCTCTAAGCTTGATGCCCTCATACCCAGTCCCCCAGACCAGCTGGTCTCTCCACAGCCCCTCAGGCTGGAGCAGCCCACTAGTGCGAGGCTGGCATCCTCCGACTCTCCAGCTGCTCTAGGACCAGAGCGTCCACAGAACGGAGAGCATTTGCCTGCACAGTCTGGCTCCCCGACTCATTGGCAGAAGTCACCTGTGAACCCTAGCCCACAAGCCCTCACGGCCTTCCCCCTGCTCTCTTCTGCAAAAGTCCACTTCTAG
- the Batf2 gene encoding basic leucine zipper transcriptional factor ATF-like 2 isoform X1 produces METCRPLLCQADTLQDLEESQKQLKKKQKNRLAAQRSRQKHTSKADALHQQHESLEKQNHALRKEIQALQSELARWGRTLHLHERLCGVGCGPCPALLPSGCPVQAKQLSGQPAPHGFHGCQEQLFQTPGSSPRAQLSPGPCYHESPGLLPFPLPSLSSDPLMVRTPLAQLSPSPALSALSSGSSRLGSFSKLDALIPSPPDQLVSPQPLRLEQPTSARLASSDSPAALGPERPQNGEHLPAQSGSPTHWQKSPVNPSPQALTAFPLLSSAKVHF; encoded by the exons ATGGAGACTTGTAGACCTCTTCTGTGCCAGGCAGATACTCTTCAG GACCTCGAGGAGTCtcagaaacagctgaagaagaagcagaagaaccGGTTGGCTGCCCAGCGCAGCCGGCAGAAGCACACCAGTAAGGCGGATGCTCTACACCAG CAGCACGAATCCTTGGAGAAACAAAACCACGCCCTTCGGAAGGAGATCCAGGCCTTGCAGTCTGAGCTGGCAAGATGGGGCCGGACACTGCATCTGCATGAACGACTGTGCGGAGTGGGCTGTGGTCCATGCCCTGCTCTGCTGCCCTCTGGATGCCCAGTGCAGGCCAAGCAACTCTCAGGACAACCTGCCCCTCATGGATTCCATGGCTGCCAGGAACAACTGTTCCAGACTCCTGGCTCCTCTCCCCGagcccagctctctccaggcccaTGCTATCATGAGTCTCCTggcctcctccctttccccctgccCTCACTGTCCTCGGACCCGCTCATGGTGAGGACACCTCTAGCCCAGCTAtcccccagccctgccctgtcTGCATTATCATCTGGTTCCAGCCGGCTGGGGTCTTTCTCTAAGCTTGATGCCCTCATACCCAGTCCCCCAGACCAGCTGGTCTCTCCACAGCCCCTCAGGCTGGAGCAGCCCACTAGTGCGAGGCTGGCATCCTCCGACTCTCCAGCTGCTCTAGGACCAGAGCGTCCACAGAACGGAGAGCATTTGCCTGCACAGTCTGGCTCCCCGACTCATTGGCAGAAGTCACCTGTGAACCCTAGCCCACAAGCCCTCACGGCCTTCCCCCTGCTCTCTTCTGCAAAAGTCCACTTCTAG